In one window of Fictibacillus phosphorivorans DNA:
- a CDS encoding vitamin B12-dependent ribonucleotide reductase, with the protein MDTVATVKKGINIDALNSDIAQFPQVHPVTSTMKTTHKGVSRLVMLDRYSFKDTEKKTLKPGDFVVLTVKEDPKFPARGLGFIQSVNWDDKNAVVLVEDEFKAVLEKPEEAESGLITRSLDVMDKPLEVYYEQIALRNATGLASVETTEERRQESFQKFYKELSEMNFVPAGRVLYGAGAETDVTYFNCYVMPYVKDSREGISDHRKQVMEIMSRGGGVGTNGSTLRPKNALARGVNGKSSGSVSWLDDIAKLTHLVEQGGSRRGAQMIMLADWHPDIIDFIISKMQNPRILRYLIENTNDEKIKQVAQDKLKFTPLTPAQKAMYEGILRYKDIPGTGGFDSDVLRDAETMLRDGGTYSVHNSEFLTGANISVTITKEFMEAVENDSEYLLRFPSVEAYTPDEMEAYNNEWHEVGDVRVWEEKGYGIRVYKRIQARELWNLINICATYSAEPGIFFIDNANDMTNATAYGQKVVATNPCGEQPLAPYSVCNLAAVNLGNMADKENKTVDFEKLKQTVEVGVRMQDNVIDATPYFLEPNRVQALGERRVGLGVMGLHDLLIYCETVYGSEEGNKLVDQIFETIAVTAYRTSIELAKEKGSFPFLEGETEETTNELRRRFTETGYMKKLPEDVREDILEFGIRNSHLLTVAPTGSTGTMVGVSTGLEPYFSFSYFRSGRLGKFIEVKADIVKEYLDNNPGANENELPEWFVAAMELAPEAHADTQCVIQRWVDSSISKTVNAPKGYTVDQVQKVYERLYKGGAKGGTVYVDGSRDSQVLTLKAEETFEQTEIDLGMEEEKSKVVILDTITDLRSTDVTIGNEVGNTCPVCRKGKVKEIGGCNTCTNCNAQLKCGL; encoded by the coding sequence ATGGACACAGTCGCAACTGTTAAAAAGGGTATCAACATTGACGCTCTCAACAGTGATATAGCTCAATTTCCACAAGTGCACCCCGTAACTTCTACGATGAAAACAACACACAAAGGTGTTTCTCGGCTAGTGATGCTTGACCGATACAGCTTTAAAGACACAGAAAAGAAAACGTTAAAACCGGGTGACTTTGTTGTATTAACGGTAAAAGAGGACCCAAAATTTCCAGCAAGAGGGCTCGGGTTTATTCAATCTGTCAACTGGGACGATAAAAATGCAGTCGTATTGGTTGAAGATGAGTTTAAAGCAGTATTAGAGAAGCCTGAAGAAGCAGAATCTGGTTTGATCACTCGTTCACTTGATGTGATGGACAAGCCGTTAGAAGTTTACTACGAGCAGATCGCACTAAGAAATGCAACAGGCTTAGCATCAGTAGAAACGACGGAAGAGAGACGCCAAGAATCTTTCCAGAAGTTTTATAAAGAACTTTCTGAGATGAATTTTGTACCTGCTGGACGCGTTCTATACGGAGCAGGTGCAGAAACAGATGTAACGTATTTTAACTGTTATGTAATGCCATACGTAAAAGATTCACGTGAAGGCATCTCGGATCACCGTAAGCAAGTGATGGAGATCATGAGCCGCGGCGGCGGAGTTGGAACGAACGGATCTACACTTCGACCGAAAAACGCACTCGCTAGAGGCGTAAACGGTAAATCATCAGGTTCTGTATCCTGGTTGGATGATATTGCGAAGCTGACGCATCTGGTCGAACAGGGAGGAAGTCGCAGGGGAGCTCAAATGATCATGCTAGCTGACTGGCACCCTGACATTATTGATTTCATTATTTCAAAAATGCAGAATCCCCGCATTTTACGTTACTTAATTGAAAATACAAATGACGAGAAAATTAAACAAGTCGCACAAGATAAATTAAAATTCACACCGCTGACACCAGCTCAAAAAGCGATGTATGAAGGAATTCTTCGCTATAAGGATATTCCAGGAACAGGCGGATTTGACTCTGACGTTTTACGTGATGCTGAGACTATGCTTCGAGACGGAGGAACGTACAGCGTTCATAATTCTGAGTTTTTAACAGGTGCAAATATCTCTGTTACGATCACGAAGGAGTTTATGGAAGCTGTAGAAAATGACTCTGAGTATTTGTTACGTTTTCCAAGTGTTGAGGCTTACACGCCTGATGAAATGGAAGCTTACAACAACGAGTGGCATGAAGTCGGAGATGTTCGTGTTTGGGAAGAGAAAGGTTATGGTATTCGCGTCTACAAACGAATCCAAGCGCGTGAACTATGGAACCTCATCAACATTTGCGCAACTTACTCAGCTGAGCCAGGGATTTTCTTTATTGATAATGCAAATGACATGACGAACGCTACAGCTTATGGTCAAAAAGTCGTAGCAACGAATCCGTGTGGAGAACAACCACTTGCACCATACAGTGTCTGCAACCTCGCTGCAGTTAACCTTGGTAACATGGCTGACAAAGAAAACAAAACGGTGGACTTTGAAAAGCTAAAACAAACGGTTGAAGTTGGCGTACGAATGCAGGACAACGTAATCGATGCAACACCATATTTCTTAGAACCAAACCGCGTCCAAGCACTAGGGGAACGGCGTGTAGGGTTAGGAGTTATGGGATTACATGACCTTCTTATCTATTGCGAGACCGTTTACGGATCTGAAGAAGGAAACAAGCTTGTTGACCAAATCTTTGAGACGATTGCCGTAACGGCTTACCGCACTTCGATCGAACTTGCTAAAGAAAAGGGAAGCTTCCCGTTCTTAGAAGGCGAGACAGAAGAGACCACTAACGAGCTGCGTAGACGATTTACTGAAACGGGTTATATGAAAAAGCTTCCTGAAGATGTACGTGAAGACATTTTAGAATTTGGGATTCGTAACTCTCACTTGTTGACTGTTGCTCCTACCGGATCCACAGGAACCATGGTTGGTGTTTCCACAGGATTAGAGCCTTACTTCTCATTCTCATACTTCCGTAGTGGACGTCTTGGGAAATTTATAGAAGTAAAAGCTGATATCGTTAAAGAATATTTAGACAACAATCCTGGAGCGAACGAAAATGAGCTGCCTGAATGGTTTGTTGCTGCGATGGAGCTTGCACCAGAAGCGCATGCAGATACGCAGTGTGTCATCCAGCGTTGGGTAGATAGCTCGATCTCAAAAACAGTTAACGCTCCTAAAGGGTACACAGTGGATCAAGTTCAAAAAGTTTACGAACGCCTTTATAAGGGTGGAGCAAAAGGTGGAACGGTATATGTTGATGGAAGCCGTGACTCACAAGTTCTGACACTTAAAGCAGAAGAGACATTTGAACAGACTGAGATCGATCTTGGTATGGAAGAAGAAAAAAGTAAAGTTGTTATTTTAGATACGATTACTGATCTTCGTTCTACAGATGTAACTATTGGTAACGAAGTGGGTAACACTTGCCCGGTATGCCGAAAAGGGAAAGTGAAAGAAATCGGTGGCTGTAACACGTGTACGAATTGTAACGCCCAATTAAAATGCGGATTATAA
- a CDS encoding YqhR family membrane protein, with protein MSDSKLEQNKQEAQSSFMSRVVGVGFFGGLIWACFGFIAYYLNFSKVGPALVLAPWALGKWKSQWIGQLISILIIALLSILVAIAYRYAFAKIKSMWAGIIFGVALWGIVFFLLHPIFPGLEPMNTIGKNTITTTLCIYILYGVFVGYSISFEYSERHGQSQGNKESTQSS; from the coding sequence ATGAGCGATTCAAAACTAGAACAAAATAAACAGGAAGCTCAGTCTTCATTCATGAGCAGAGTCGTAGGTGTCGGCTTCTTTGGAGGCTTAATCTGGGCTTGTTTCGGATTTATTGCCTACTATTTAAATTTTTCAAAGGTCGGTCCCGCACTTGTGTTAGCGCCATGGGCACTTGGGAAGTGGAAATCTCAGTGGATTGGACAACTGATCAGTATTTTGATCATTGCTCTGCTTTCGATCTTAGTCGCTATCGCTTATCGCTATGCATTTGCTAAGATCAAATCCATGTGGGCAGGCATCATTTTTGGTGTAGCGCTTTGGGGAATCGTATTTTTCTTGCTTCATCCAATCTTTCCAGGGTTGGAACCTATGAATACGATAGGGAAAAATACTATAACAACAACGCTTTGTATCTATATCTTATATGGTGTTTTTGTAGGTTATTCGATCTCATTTGAATACAGTGAACGTCATGGCCAGTCCCAAGGAAACAAGGAATCTACACAGAGTTCGTAA
- the efp gene encoding elongation factor P yields the protein MISVNDFKTGLTIEVDNGIWQVLEFQHVKPGKGAAFVRSKLRNLRTGGIQEKTFRGGEKVAKAHIENRKMQYLYASGDTHTFMDNESYEQIELQASQIEYELKYLLENMTVHIMTYQGETIGVELPNTVELVVAETEPGIKGDTASGGTKPATLETGLIVQVPFFVNQGDKLIIDTRNAAYVSRA from the coding sequence ATGATTTCAGTAAACGATTTTAAAACAGGATTAACGATTGAGGTTGACAACGGGATCTGGCAAGTTCTTGAGTTCCAACACGTAAAGCCAGGAAAAGGTGCGGCATTTGTTCGTTCTAAACTTCGTAACCTTCGCACAGGTGGTATCCAGGAAAAAACGTTCCGCGGTGGAGAAAAAGTAGCTAAAGCTCATATCGAAAACCGTAAGATGCAATACCTATATGCATCTGGAGATACACACACGTTCATGGATAACGAATCATATGAGCAAATTGAACTTCAAGCTTCACAAATTGAGTACGAGTTGAAATACTTGCTTGAAAACATGACGGTTCACATCATGACGTATCAAGGTGAAACGATTGGTGTTGAACTTCCAAACACAGTTGAGTTAGTAGTGGCAGAGACTGAGCCTGGTATTAAAGGGGACACAGCTTCTGGTGGAACTAAACCAGCAACGCTAGAAACAGGCTTGATCGTACAAGTACCTTTCTTCGTAAACCAAGGGGACAAGCTGATCATCGATACAAGAAATGCGGCTTACGTTTCTCGTGCATAG
- a CDS encoding rhodanese-like domain-containing protein, with amino-acid sequence MGWIVLAGIVVALLAYVIGMGLYQKRFLTTLNEEEFKAGYRKAQLIDVREPEEFKKGHILGARNIPLSQMRQRLKEVRSDQPVYLYCESGFRSARAANFLKKKKYGQLHHLNGGFRKWTGRVKSN; translated from the coding sequence ATGGGATGGATAGTTTTAGCAGGTATTGTAGTAGCATTATTGGCGTATGTAATCGGTATGGGGCTTTATCAAAAGAGATTTCTAACTACGTTAAACGAGGAAGAGTTTAAAGCAGGATATCGAAAAGCTCAACTGATCGATGTTCGTGAGCCTGAAGAGTTTAAAAAGGGTCATATCTTAGGAGCACGTAACATTCCTCTTTCTCAAATGAGACAGAGATTAAAAGAAGTGCGCAGCGATCAGCCTGTTTATCTATATTGTGAGAGTGGGTTCAGAAGTGCTCGTGCAGCCAATTTTCTTAAAAAGAAAAAGTATGGCCAACTTCATCACCTAAATGGCGGCTTCCGCAAATGGACTGGCCGTGTAAAATCAAACTAA
- a CDS encoding SA1362 family protein — protein MQQNHRRLHPIIWFVISLAVVGILYQLVTSPRQLFTTILIGAAVVAVFYFIFRRTSSGVNGKYRKAVKQSQKRYGTNQKPAKAASPLFPSKKTAKSSAQRKKTREHHLTVIEGKKNKKKNRASF, from the coding sequence TTGCAACAGAATCATAGAAGATTGCATCCTATCATTTGGTTTGTTATATCACTGGCTGTTGTCGGTATTCTTTATCAACTAGTCACTTCACCTCGCCAATTATTTACGACCATTCTGATCGGAGCAGCAGTGGTCGCCGTGTTTTACTTTATCTTCCGCAGAACATCATCGGGTGTAAACGGCAAGTATAGAAAAGCAGTCAAACAATCACAAAAACGCTATGGCACGAACCAAAAGCCGGCTAAAGCTGCCTCTCCGTTGTTTCCGAGCAAAAAGACTGCAAAGAGTTCCGCTCAGAGAAAGAAAACACGTGAACATCACTTAACCGTGATCGAAGGAAAAAAGAACAAGAAAAAAAATCGAGCCTCCTTTTAA
- the aroQ gene encoding type II 3-dehydroquinate dehydratase, whose amino-acid sequence MNNRNFLVINGPNLNRLGKREPGIYGAQTMEDLQTELVLFSKELLLDLSFEQSNNEGDLIDLIHGAENKFRGIVLNAGAYTHYSYAIRDAIASVDVPVIEVHLSNVHAREEFRQKSVIAPVTIGQISGFGFDSYKLALQVFHNQLKGDTL is encoded by the coding sequence GTGAATAACAGAAATTTTCTTGTAATAAACGGACCGAACTTAAACCGATTAGGTAAACGTGAGCCTGGCATATATGGTGCGCAAACAATGGAAGATCTTCAAACAGAACTCGTTTTATTTTCAAAAGAACTATTATTGGATCTTTCATTTGAACAGAGTAATAATGAAGGTGATCTCATCGACCTTATTCATGGAGCCGAAAATAAGTTCCGTGGTATCGTTCTAAACGCAGGTGCCTATACTCATTATAGTTATGCGATTAGAGACGCGATTGCCAGTGTAGATGTCCCCGTAATCGAAGTCCATCTATCAAATGTGCATGCGAGAGAAGAATTCCGACAGAAATCTGTTATTGCGCCAGTTACGATCGGTCAGATTTCAGGTTTTGGTTTTGATAGCTATAAATTAGCTCTTCAAGTTTTTCATAATCAACTTAAAGGGGATACGTTATGA
- the mntR gene encoding transcriptional regulator MntR, whose amino-acid sequence MEDYIERIYALIEEKGYARVSDLAENLEVHPSSVTKMIQKLDKGKYVVYEKYRGFVLTPNGKKLGKRLVYRHELLEEFLKVIGVDQENIYQDVEGIEHHLSWNAIDRIGDLVQFFEEDENRIKSLREVQAKNEEQEQS is encoded by the coding sequence ATGGAAGACTATATAGAACGCATCTATGCCCTAATCGAAGAGAAAGGCTATGCCAGGGTATCAGATCTTGCTGAGAACCTAGAAGTGCATCCCTCTTCAGTAACCAAGATGATCCAAAAGCTCGACAAAGGCAAGTATGTCGTTTATGAAAAATACAGAGGCTTCGTTCTAACACCAAACGGAAAAAAACTTGGAAAACGTTTAGTTTACAGACACGAGTTACTTGAAGAATTCTTAAAAGTTATAGGGGTCGACCAAGAGAACATCTACCAAGATGTTGAAGGTATCGAACATCATTTAAGTTGGAACGCTATTGATCGAATTGGAGATCTTGTTCAGTTTTTTGAAGAAGATGAAAATAGGATAAAATCATTAAGAGAAGTTCAAGCAAAGAATGAAGAACAAGAACAATCATAA
- a CDS encoding patatin-like phospholipase family protein — protein MRIDGVFSGGGIKALSLIGAVEAAENRGLSFERVAGTSAGALMAALIKAGYTSGEMKEIIDKLDFRKFLDTSKTIVPVPFMNWLKLYWKLGLFKGDYLENWVASLLAARGIVTFADIPYGSLKIIASDISRGRLIVLPDDLEEYGLLPERFPVARAVRMSCSLPYFFYPIKLFNRVGQKSFIVDGGVLSNFPMWLFQRKDRVPVRPVLGFQLSSYINDHIPTHNVKNAVHLFKALFETMMQAHDNRYIDSHDARDIIFMPVKHVSVIDFQLSSEAKNELYTFGHDRAEQFLQSWITSKRYPNPAYKNRA, from the coding sequence ATGCGAATTGATGGAGTATTTTCGGGTGGGGGCATCAAGGCGCTTTCGTTGATTGGTGCTGTTGAAGCAGCTGAGAATCGAGGCCTCAGTTTTGAGAGGGTAGCTGGGACAAGTGCGGGGGCATTGATGGCTGCTTTAATCAAAGCAGGTTATACGTCGGGGGAAATGAAAGAAATTATTGATAAATTAGACTTTAGAAAATTTCTTGATACAAGTAAAACGATTGTGCCAGTACCTTTTATGAACTGGTTGAAGCTTTATTGGAAGCTTGGTCTGTTTAAGGGGGATTATCTGGAGAACTGGGTAGCTTCTCTTCTAGCGGCACGTGGAATTGTTACATTTGCGGATATTCCATATGGCAGTTTAAAGATTATTGCGTCTGATATTTCTCGAGGAAGGCTTATTGTTTTGCCAGATGATCTTGAGGAATATGGTTTGTTGCCAGAGCGTTTTCCAGTGGCAAGAGCAGTAAGAATGAGTTGCAGTCTTCCTTATTTCTTCTATCCGATCAAACTCTTCAATCGTGTTGGACAAAAAAGTTTTATTGTTGATGGAGGTGTATTGAGTAATTTTCCGATGTGGCTATTCCAAAGAAAAGATAGAGTGCCCGTTCGGCCGGTGCTAGGTTTTCAATTAAGTTCATATATCAACGACCACATTCCAACACACAATGTGAAGAATGCTGTTCATCTTTTTAAAGCACTGTTTGAAACGATGATGCAAGCTCATGATAACCGATACATTGATTCACACGACGCCAGAGATATTATTTTTATGCCTGTAAAGCATGTATCTGTCATCGATTTTCAATTGTCTTCAGAAGCGAAGAATGAACTGTATACGTTTGGTCATGATCGAGCGGAACAATTTTTGCAGAGCTGGATAACAAGTAAGAGATATCCGAATCCAGCATATAAAAATCGAGCCTAA
- the splB gene encoding spore photoproduct lyase: MAGANKPFMPQLIYFEPRALEYPLGKELFDRFSKLEVEIRETTSHNQIRDLPGDNDFQKYRTAKSTLVVGIRKTLKFDTSKPSAEYAIPLATGCMGHCHYCYLQTTLGSKPYLRTYVNTDEIFAQAEKYMQERAPEITRFEASCTSDIVGIDHLTHNLKRAIEFFGATDLGRLRFTTKYHHVDHLLDAKHQGRTRFRFSVNSNYVIKNFELGTSPLEERINAAIKVAEAGYPLGFIVAPLYLHKDWEEGYKELFDTLEAKIPKHLTNDLTFELIQHRFTKPAKRVIEKNYPKSKLEMNEEERKYKWGRYGIGKYVYQDDQATRLRETVENYIHTMFPQAKIEYFT; the protein is encoded by the coding sequence ATGGCTGGTGCCAATAAACCGTTTATGCCGCAGTTGATCTATTTTGAACCGCGTGCACTAGAGTATCCGTTAGGAAAAGAACTGTTCGACCGTTTTAGCAAATTAGAAGTTGAAATCAGAGAGACAACTTCACATAACCAAATACGCGATCTGCCAGGAGATAATGATTTTCAAAAGTATAGAACAGCCAAATCAACGCTTGTAGTTGGTATAAGAAAGACATTAAAATTTGATACATCAAAACCATCGGCAGAATACGCGATTCCTCTTGCAACAGGATGCATGGGGCATTGTCATTATTGTTATCTACAGACGACACTCGGCAGCAAGCCATATCTACGAACTTATGTGAATACAGATGAGATCTTTGCTCAGGCAGAAAAGTATATGCAAGAGCGAGCGCCTGAGATCACGCGATTCGAAGCTTCCTGTACATCGGATATTGTCGGTATCGACCATCTTACTCATAATTTGAAAAGAGCGATTGAGTTTTTTGGTGCCACAGATTTAGGGAGACTTCGATTTACGACGAAATACCATCATGTAGATCATTTACTGGATGCAAAACACCAAGGAAGAACGCGTTTCCGTTTTAGCGTAAATTCAAACTATGTGATAAAGAACTTCGAACTCGGTACAAGTCCGCTTGAAGAGCGCATTAATGCTGCCATTAAAGTGGCTGAAGCAGGATATCCCTTAGGGTTTATCGTGGCACCTCTTTATCTTCATAAAGATTGGGAAGAAGGCTATAAAGAACTATTTGATACCTTAGAAGCAAAGATTCCAAAGCACTTAACGAACGATCTTACGTTTGAACTGATTCAGCACCGATTTACGAAACCTGCAAAACGAGTTATCGAAAAAAACTATCCAAAATCAAAGCTTGAGATGAATGAAGAAGAGCGGAAGTATAAGTGGGGAAGATATGGAATCGGAAAATATGTTTATCAAGATGATCAGGCGACAAGACTGCGTGAAACGGTAGAGAATTATATTCATACGATGTTTCCTCAAGCTAAGATTGAATATTTTACTTGA
- a CDS encoding M24 family metallopeptidase, producing the protein MNRVERARQLFDTFDIDALLVTSSSNRFYLSGFKGSSGVLLITKHEAVLITDFRYKTQAAEQAEGYRVVMHTDPIPQEVAKLTKELSISKLGFEQDHVTYSTYRTYETQLDDNNTELVAVSGLVEKLRLIKDESEIKIVKDAASIADAAFSHIIEYIRPGLTEREVSNELEFFMRKNGAISSSFDIIVASGYRSALPHGVASDKKIETGELVTLDFGAYYKGYCSDITRTVAIGNVSDELKEIYQVVYDAQMLGMKGIKPGMTGKDADALTRDYIASKGYGDYFGHSTGHGIGLDVHEGPALSMKSDTILEQGMLVTVEPGIYISGLGGVRIEDDALITKDGNESLTHATKTLLTLS; encoded by the coding sequence ATGAATCGTGTAGAACGGGCAAGGCAATTATTTGATACGTTTGATATTGATGCACTTTTAGTTACATCTTCTTCAAATCGGTTTTATTTAAGTGGGTTTAAAGGAAGTTCAGGAGTTCTTTTGATCACGAAACATGAAGCCGTTTTAATAACTGATTTCAGATATAAGACGCAAGCAGCGGAACAAGCAGAAGGGTATCGTGTTGTGATGCATACAGATCCGATTCCGCAAGAGGTTGCAAAGTTAACGAAGGAGCTTTCAATTTCTAAGCTAGGTTTCGAGCAAGACCATGTTACATACTCTACTTATCGTACATACGAGACACAATTAGATGACAATAACACTGAACTTGTTGCTGTATCCGGTCTCGTGGAAAAGTTGCGCTTGATTAAGGATGAATCAGAGATTAAGATAGTAAAGGATGCAGCATCTATCGCCGATGCCGCTTTTTCACATATCATCGAGTATATACGCCCAGGGCTTACTGAGCGGGAAGTATCCAATGAACTAGAATTCTTCATGAGAAAAAATGGAGCTATCTCTTCGTCGTTTGATATAATTGTGGCTTCAGGCTACCGATCAGCCCTACCACATGGTGTTGCTTCGGATAAGAAGATTGAAACGGGTGAATTAGTAACCTTGGATTTTGGAGCATACTACAAAGGTTATTGCTCTGATATCACTCGTACGGTAGCCATCGGAAATGTTTCGGATGAGCTAAAAGAAATCTACCAGGTCGTATATGATGCGCAGATGCTAGGAATGAAAGGCATCAAACCTGGAATGACAGGTAAGGATGCAGATGCGTTAACACGTGATTACATCGCTTCAAAAGGTTATGGGGATTACTTTGGACATTCTACAGGACATGGGATTGGTTTAGATGTTCATGAAGGGCCAGCTCTATCAATGAAATCTGACACGATTCTTGAACAAGGAATGCTTGTGACAGTCGAACCAGGTATTTATATCTCTGGTCTAGGTGGAGTTCGGATCGAAGACGATGCACTCATTACAAAAGATGGCAATGAATCACTTACGCATGCTACTAAAACCCTCTTAACGTTAAGTTAA
- a CDS encoding lipoate--protein ligase family protein, which yields MEKENWYYIDSGNCEPAINMAMDEALLSWHSEGKIPPVIRFYGWNPATLSIGYFQKVEKEINLDAVKKYGLGFVRRPTGGRGVLHDQELTYSVIVSESHKDMPQSVTEAYRVISEGIKEGFQGLGLDAYFAVPKTEEEREGLKNPRSAVCFDAPSWYELVVEGRKVAGSAQTRQKGVILQHGSILLDLDEDKLFDLFKYSSDRLRERMQTAFKKKAVAVNALLDVPVTIEDAKVAFKKGFEDGLNVNLVPYTLTEDQWAEVEHIAETRYRNDDWTFRR from the coding sequence GTGGAAAAAGAAAACTGGTATTATATCGATTCTGGAAATTGCGAACCTGCAATTAATATGGCAATGGACGAAGCACTGTTATCTTGGCACAGTGAAGGAAAGATTCCACCTGTTATCCGCTTTTACGGATGGAATCCAGCAACCTTATCAATTGGCTACTTTCAAAAAGTAGAAAAAGAGATTAACCTTGATGCCGTAAAAAAATACGGACTAGGTTTCGTAAGACGTCCAACTGGTGGGCGCGGAGTTCTTCATGATCAAGAACTTACGTATAGCGTCATCGTATCTGAATCACACAAAGATATGCCACAAAGCGTTACGGAAGCGTATCGCGTGATTTCAGAAGGGATTAAAGAAGGATTTCAAGGTTTAGGCCTTGATGCTTACTTTGCTGTTCCGAAAACAGAAGAAGAGCGTGAGGGATTGAAGAATCCTCGATCAGCTGTTTGTTTTGACGCTCCTTCATGGTATGAATTAGTCGTAGAAGGAAGAAAAGTAGCGGGAAGTGCTCAAACAAGGCAGAAGGGTGTTATCCTTCAACACGGGTCTATTCTTCTAGACTTAGATGAAGACAAACTGTTCGATCTTTTTAAGTATTCCAGTGACAGATTACGAGAAAGAATGCAAACTGCATTTAAGAAAAAAGCTGTAGCAGTGAACGCACTCCTAGATGTTCCTGTTACAATTGAAGACGCGAAGGTTGCTTTTAAAAAAGGCTTCGAGGATGGTTTGAACGTTAATCTTGTACCCTATACACTAACAGAAGATCAGTGGGCTGAGGTCGAACACATAGCTGAGACCCGCTATCGCAACGACGATTGGACGTTTAGACGTTAA
- a CDS encoding DUF1385 domain-containing protein: protein MTKEKKPAYGGQAVLEGVMFAGKHTYVTAIRRNDDTIEYFELKKKPSPILSKLKKIPFLRGFIAIIEASMNGTQHLNFSAERFGINPGEEEKEEEEKPSKFAFFFSLAIIGVLSFLFGKFVFTLVPVFLAEAFRFIVPGHLGQNLLEGLFKFIFLLSYIYFVSLTPAIKRVFMYHGAEHKVINTYEAGDELTVENVKKHSRLHYRCGSSFILFTVIVGMFIYYFFPSDPLWLRILCRLALIPVVLGVSFEVLQLTNKLRDVPVLRYLGYPGLWLQLLTTKEPDEKQIEVSIISFNEMLRRDASYESELNASKIV from the coding sequence ATGACAAAAGAGAAAAAGCCCGCTTACGGCGGCCAGGCCGTATTAGAAGGGGTTATGTTTGCCGGAAAGCACACATATGTAACGGCAATACGCAGAAATGATGATACGATCGAGTACTTCGAACTAAAGAAGAAACCATCTCCTATCCTTTCAAAATTAAAGAAGATTCCTTTCTTAAGAGGATTTATTGCCATAATCGAAGCAAGTATGAACGGTACACAGCATTTAAATTTTTCAGCTGAACGATTTGGCATTAACCCAGGAGAAGAAGAAAAAGAGGAAGAAGAAAAACCATCTAAATTTGCCTTTTTCTTTTCTCTAGCCATTATTGGTGTCTTATCTTTTCTTTTTGGAAAATTTGTTTTTACCCTTGTACCCGTTTTTTTAGCAGAAGCATTTCGTTTTATCGTACCTGGGCATTTAGGACAGAATTTATTAGAAGGTTTGTTCAAGTTTATCTTTTTACTAAGCTATATCTATTTTGTTTCTCTAACACCTGCGATCAAGAGGGTATTCATGTATCACGGAGCTGAACACAAAGTAATCAACACTTATGAAGCAGGAGACGAGCTAACCGTCGAAAACGTGAAGAAGCATTCAAGACTTCATTATCGTTGCGGCAGCAGTTTTATTCTATTTACAGTAATCGTCGGCATGTTTATCTATTATTTCTTTCCATCAGATCCGTTATGGTTAAGAATTTTATGCAGACTTGCGCTTATTCCTGTGGTTTTAGGGGTATCTTTTGAAGTATTACAGTTAACAAATAAACTAAGAGATGTTCCGGTTCTTCGTTACCTAGGCTATCCAGGTTTATGGCTTCAACTTTTAACAACGAAAGAGCCTGATGAAAAACAAATAGAGGTTTCTATTATTTCTTTTAATGAAATGTTACGTCGTGACGCATCCTATGAAAGTGAACTTAACGCAAGCAAAATCGTTTAA